A single Pantoea rwandensis DNA region contains:
- a CDS encoding DgaE family pyridoxal phosphate-dependent ammonia lyase, which yields MSSIYEKYDLKQVINASGRMTILGVSTPSADVVETVSYGLNHYFEIKDLVNKTGAYIAKLLDVENAVVVSCASAGIAQSVAAVIVKDNDWLLDNLHAAPLTVPHDIVVPKGHNVNFGAPVGAMVALGGGRLVEAGYSNECSPEQLAAAITPTTAALLYIKSHHCVQKSHLSVEQAAVVARQHGIPLIVDAAAEEDLQCYYQMGADLVIYSGAKAIEGPTSGLVIGRTQYVEWVKRQSNGIGRAMKVGKEGILGLTQAIENYLVQPKTTGAEMVANMTPFIDNLNTLNGVSARVVWDAAGRDIARAEIKFDEAVTQWPTGELVQALKTGDIAIYFRGYKANEGIIEADVRSVSADQLHIIFSRIQALLSGGKRA from the coding sequence ATGTCTTCGATTTATGAAAAATATGACCTGAAACAGGTCATCAATGCCTCCGGTCGTATGACCATTCTGGGTGTTTCAACGCCGTCTGCCGATGTGGTGGAGACCGTCAGCTACGGTTTGAATCACTATTTCGAGATCAAAGATCTGGTCAACAAAACCGGCGCCTACATCGCTAAATTGCTGGATGTGGAAAATGCGGTGGTGGTTTCCTGCGCCTCTGCGGGCATCGCACAGAGCGTGGCGGCGGTGATCGTCAAAGATAACGACTGGCTGCTGGACAACCTGCATGCCGCGCCGCTGACGGTGCCGCACGATATCGTGGTGCCGAAAGGCCATAACGTGAACTTCGGTGCGCCGGTAGGTGCGATGGTGGCGCTGGGCGGCGGACGTCTGGTGGAGGCTGGTTACAGCAACGAATGTTCGCCTGAACAGCTGGCTGCCGCCATCACGCCCACCACGGCGGCGCTGCTGTACATCAAATCACACCACTGTGTGCAGAAGAGCCACCTGAGTGTGGAGCAGGCGGCGGTGGTCGCGCGTCAACACGGTATCCCGTTAATCGTGGATGCGGCGGCAGAAGAAGATCTGCAGTGCTACTACCAAATGGGCGCGGACCTGGTGATCTACAGCGGCGCCAAGGCGATCGAAGGGCCGACCAGCGGTCTGGTGATTGGCCGCACTCAGTACGTTGAGTGGGTCAAACGTCAAAGCAACGGTATAGGCCGCGCGATGAAAGTCGGTAAAGAGGGCATTCTTGGTCTGACGCAGGCGATTGAAAACTATCTGGTGCAGCCGAAAACCACCGGTGCAGAGATGGTGGCCAACATGACGCCGTTTATCGACAACCTCAATACGCTGAATGGTGTGTCCGCACGCGTAGTGTGGGATGCGGCAGGCCGCGATATCGCCCGTGCTGAGATCAAGTTCGATGAAGCCGTCACACAATGGCCAACTGGCGAGCTGGTGCAGGCGTTGAAAACCGGCGACATCGCGATCTACTTCCGTGGCTACAAGGCCAATGAAGGCATTATCGAAGCCGACGTGCGCAGCGTCAGCGCCGATCAGTTGCATATTATCTTTAGCCGTATCCAGGCGTTACTCAGCGGAGGAAAACGCGCATGA
- the dagF gene encoding 2-dehydro-3-deoxy-phosphogluconate aldolase, whose protein sequence is MSLNPNFYQGRLCLNVLAGSKQNAKEIWQAAEGHVLVGVLSKNYASNEEAIADMREYAALIDNALSVGLGAGDPNQSAMVSEISAVLQPQHVNQVFTGVATSRALLGQNHTVVNGLISPTGTPGLVKISTGPRSSQLEDAIVPIDSAIAMLQDMGGSSVKYFPMGGLKAVNEYRAVAEACARHDFWLEPTGGIDLNNFEAIVQIALDAGVSKVIPHVYSSIIDSATGDTRIDDVRQLLATCKKLL, encoded by the coding sequence ATGAGTCTGAACCCGAATTTTTATCAGGGCCGTCTGTGCCTCAACGTGCTGGCCGGTTCTAAGCAGAACGCCAAAGAGATCTGGCAGGCCGCAGAAGGCCACGTGCTGGTGGGCGTGTTATCAAAAAATTACGCGAGCAATGAAGAAGCGATTGCTGATATGCGCGAGTACGCGGCGCTGATCGACAACGCGCTGTCCGTCGGACTGGGCGCGGGCGATCCTAATCAGTCGGCGATGGTGAGTGAGATCTCAGCGGTGCTGCAACCGCAGCATGTGAACCAGGTGTTTACCGGTGTGGCGACCAGCCGCGCGCTGCTCGGGCAGAATCACACCGTGGTCAACGGTCTGATTTCGCCAACCGGCACGCCGGGCCTGGTGAAAATTTCCACCGGACCGCGCAGCTCACAGCTGGAAGATGCGATCGTGCCGATCGACAGCGCCATCGCCATGCTGCAGGACATGGGTGGCAGTTCGGTGAAATACTTCCCGATGGGCGGCTTAAAAGCGGTGAATGAGTACCGTGCCGTTGCTGAAGCCTGTGCGCGTCACGACTTCTGGCTGGAACCGACCGGCGGCATCGATCTCAATAACTTCGAAGCCATTGTGCAGATTGCACTCGATGCGGGCGTCAGCAAAGTGATTCCACACGTCTATAGTTCGATCATCGACAGTGCCACTGGCGACACGCGCATTGACGATGTGCGTCAGCTTCTAGCAACGTGCAAGAAACTGCTGTAA
- a CDS encoding BglG family transcription antiterminator, translating into MRFPNQRLAQLFAALQNETLPQDELARRFSVSTRTVRTDITALNALLEQHGAQFVLARGAGYQLKIDDVALFDRLQEESAAPLRVPRTSQDRVRYLLTRFLTAAYSLKLEDLSEEWFVSRATLQSDMAEVREWLGRYHLNIETKPHYGMKLFGSEAAIRTCLTDLLWQIDQEMPDSPLLTVEALHSGILAQLEPLLQHCFNQYAIRLSDEGERYLQIYCAVAVRRISEGFPLNDPGAEDVGEEVREAAHHLVNLMQPLVGKPISQAEENWLRVNIAARQIQALSPSTINADDADALVDYLLNYINTHYNYRLQQDEQLRADLLTHIKTMITRVRYQIHIPNPLLSNIKQHYPMAYDVTLAAVTSWGKYTPYSISENEIGFLVLHIGVGLERHYDVGYQRHPQVLLVCDSGNSTLRMIEALLLRKYPQLVVTARLSQRDYEMRKHIDEDFVISTVRLSEKNKPIAVMSPFPTEFQLEQLGKLVLVDRTRPYMLEKYFDAQHFMVLDKPMTQSALFRVLCDQLESEGCVDADFYPSVEEREAIVSTLLGEGIALPHSLGLLAKKTVVYTVLAPHGVSWGDETASVIFLLAISKSEYEEAMAIYDLFVTFLRERAMTRLRDCADFVSFKAVAIDCLSRM; encoded by the coding sequence GTGAGATTTCCCAATCAGCGTCTGGCCCAACTTTTCGCTGCGCTGCAAAACGAAACGCTGCCGCAGGATGAGCTGGCGCGCCGCTTTTCTGTTTCAACGCGCACGGTGCGCACCGATATCACCGCACTGAATGCACTGCTGGAGCAACACGGCGCACAGTTCGTACTGGCGCGCGGCGCGGGATATCAGCTGAAGATCGACGATGTGGCGCTTTTTGACCGTCTGCAGGAAGAGAGTGCCGCGCCGCTGCGCGTGCCGCGCACTTCTCAGGATCGCGTGCGCTATTTGCTCACGCGTTTTCTCACCGCCGCCTATTCTCTCAAGCTGGAAGACCTGTCGGAAGAGTGGTTTGTCAGCCGCGCCACCCTGCAAAGCGATATGGCGGAAGTGCGCGAGTGGCTGGGCCGCTATCATCTGAATATCGAAACCAAACCGCATTACGGCATGAAGTTGTTCGGCAGCGAAGCGGCGATCCGCACCTGCCTGACGGATTTGCTGTGGCAGATTGATCAGGAGATGCCTGATAGCCCGCTGTTGACGGTGGAAGCGCTGCACAGCGGCATCCTGGCACAGCTGGAACCGCTGTTGCAGCACTGTTTTAATCAGTATGCGATTCGCCTGAGCGATGAGGGTGAGCGCTATCTGCAAATTTACTGTGCGGTGGCGGTGCGACGCATCAGCGAAGGTTTCCCGCTCAACGATCCCGGCGCGGAAGATGTCGGTGAAGAGGTGCGCGAAGCCGCGCATCATCTGGTGAATCTGATGCAGCCGCTGGTCGGCAAACCGATCTCGCAGGCGGAAGAGAACTGGCTGCGCGTCAATATCGCCGCCCGGCAGATTCAGGCGCTGTCGCCCAGCACCATTAATGCTGATGATGCCGATGCGCTGGTCGACTACCTGCTGAACTACATCAACACCCATTACAACTACCGCTTGCAGCAGGATGAGCAGCTGCGAGCCGATCTGCTCACCCATATCAAAACTATGATTACCCGGGTGCGCTACCAGATTCACATCCCCAATCCGCTGCTGAGTAACATCAAACAGCACTATCCGATGGCTTATGACGTGACGCTGGCGGCGGTGACCAGCTGGGGAAAATACACGCCCTATAGCATCAGCGAGAACGAAATCGGTTTTCTGGTGCTGCACATCGGTGTCGGGCTGGAGCGGCATTACGATGTCGGCTATCAACGCCATCCGCAGGTGCTGCTGGTGTGCGACAGCGGCAACTCCACACTGCGCATGATTGAAGCGCTGCTGCTGCGTAAATATCCGCAGTTGGTGGTCACGGCGCGTTTGTCGCAGCGTGATTACGAGATGCGCAAACACATCGACGAAGATTTCGTGATTTCCACCGTGCGTTTGAGTGAGAAGAATAAGCCAATTGCGGTGATGTCACCGTTCCCGACCGAGTTCCAGCTGGAGCAGTTGGGCAAGCTGGTGCTGGTGGATCGCACGCGGCCTTACATGCTGGAAAAATATTTCGATGCACAGCACTTTATGGTGCTGGATAAGCCAATGACGCAATCCGCGCTGTTCCGCGTGTTGTGCGATCAGCTGGAGTCAGAAGGCTGTGTGGATGCGGACTTTTATCCCTCCGTTGAAGAGCGAGAAGCGATTGTCAGCACCCTGCTTGGCGAAGGCATTGCGCTGCCACACTCACTGGGATTGCTGGCGAAGAAAACCGTGGTGTATACCGTACTGGCGCCGCATGGCGTGAGCTGGGGTGATGAAACCGCTTCGGTGATTTTCCTGCTAGCGATCAGCAAAAGCGAATACGAAGAGGCGATGGCGATTTACGATCTGTTCGTCACCTTCCTGCGGGAGAGGGCGATGACCCGATTGCGCGATTGCGCGGATTTCGTCAGCTTTAAAGCGGTGGCGATCGATTGTCTCAGCCGGATGTGA
- a CDS encoding LysR family transcriptional regulator, producing MAKDRALTLEALRVMDAIDRRGSFAAAADELGRVPSALSYTMQKLEEELDVVLFDRSGHRTKFTNVGRMLLERGRVLLEAADKLTTDAEALARGWETHLTIVAEALIPTNLLFPVVEKLAEKANTQISLVTEVLAGAWERLEQGRADIVIAPDMHFRASTEINTRKLYSIMSVYVASPDHPIHQEAEPLSEVTRVKYRGIAVADTARERPVLTVQLLDKQQRLTVSSMDDKRRALLAGLGVATMPYPMVEQDIAEGRLRVVSAEYTREVDIIMAWRRDSMGEAKAWCLREIPRLLAKQRS from the coding sequence ATGGCAAAAGACCGCGCGTTAACACTCGAAGCTTTACGTGTGATGGATGCTATTGATCGTCGTGGTAGCTTTGCTGCGGCAGCCGATGAACTGGGCCGCGTTCCCTCTGCATTGAGCTACACCATGCAGAAGCTGGAAGAGGAACTGGACGTGGTGCTGTTTGACCGCTCCGGCCATCGCACCAAGTTCACCAATGTCGGGCGTATGCTGCTGGAGCGTGGGCGCGTGCTGCTGGAAGCGGCCGATAAACTCACCACCGATGCCGAAGCGCTGGCACGCGGTTGGGAAACCCATCTCACCATCGTGGCCGAAGCACTGATCCCCACTAATCTGCTGTTTCCTGTCGTTGAAAAGCTGGCGGAGAAAGCCAACACGCAGATTTCGCTGGTGACGGAAGTGCTGGCCGGTGCCTGGGAGCGTCTTGAACAGGGCCGCGCGGACATCGTGATTGCGCCTGATATGCATTTCCGTGCATCAACCGAGATTAACACCCGTAAGCTCTACAGCATTATGAGCGTCTACGTGGCCAGTCCGGATCACCCGATTCATCAGGAAGCCGAACCGCTGTCTGAAGTGACGCGCGTGAAGTATCGCGGTATCGCGGTGGCGGATACCGCGCGCGAACGCCCGGTGTTAACGGTGCAATTACTGGACAAACAGCAGCGTCTGACGGTGAGCAGCATGGACGATAAACGTCGCGCCCTGCTGGCAGGATTGGGTGTCGCCACCATGCCTTATCCGATGGTGGAACAGGATATCGCCGAAGGCCGTCTGCGTGTGGTGAGTGCCGAATACACCCGTGAAGTGGATATTATTATGGCGTGGCGCCGCGATAGCATGGGTGAAGCCAAAGCGTGGTGCTTGCGTGAGATCCCGCGATTGCTGGCGAAGCAGCGTAGCTGA
- a CDS encoding pirin family protein translates to MMTTRCASACGQADFGWLQARYSFSFGHYFDPKLMGYASLRVLNQEVLAPGAAFQPRSYPQVDVLNLVLQGEAEYRDSEGNHLIAREGEAMLLSARQGVNYSEINISKDHPLTRMQLWLAACPDRENPLLQKIAVPQQTRFLLASPDGVDGSLQLRQQVWVHQVILAPGEQHTVKLNGPRAYLQSIHGSLDLQASSANQELLSCGDGAFLSEEQQITLQAKTPLRALVIDLPA, encoded by the coding sequence ATGATGACAACCCGCTGCGCGTCAGCATGTGGCCAGGCCGATTTCGGTTGGTTGCAGGCGCGATACAGCTTCTCTTTTGGCCACTATTTTGACCCGAAATTAATGGGCTACGCTTCATTGCGTGTGCTTAATCAGGAAGTGCTGGCACCTGGTGCGGCGTTCCAGCCACGCAGCTATCCGCAGGTTGATGTGCTGAATCTGGTGTTGCAGGGCGAAGCAGAGTACCGCGATAGCGAAGGTAACCACCTGATCGCGCGGGAAGGCGAAGCCATGCTGCTGTCGGCGCGGCAGGGCGTGAACTACAGTGAAATCAATATCAGCAAAGATCACCCGTTAACACGTATGCAGCTGTGGCTGGCGGCCTGCCCGGATCGAGAGAATCCGCTGCTGCAGAAAATCGCTGTGCCGCAGCAGACCCGCTTCTTGCTGGCCTCGCCAGACGGCGTGGATGGCAGCCTGCAACTGCGTCAGCAAGTTTGGGTCCATCAGGTGATACTGGCACCCGGTGAGCAGCATACGGTGAAACTGAACGGTCCGCGTGCCTATCTGCAATCCATCCACGGTTCGTTGGATCTGCAGGCAAGTAGCGCCAATCAGGAGTTACTGAGCTGCGGTGACGGCGCGTTCTTGAGTGAAGAACAGCAGATTACGTTGCAGGCGAAAACGCCGCTGCGTGCCCTCGTCATCGATTTACCGGCATAA
- the dolP gene encoding division/outer membrane stress-associated lipid-binding lipoprotein has product MKALNAVAILLTAMMLQGCVAVVAGGAAVATKTATDPRTVGTQVDDGTLELRVTNALAKDEQIKNQARVVVTAYQGKVLLTGQSPSADLASRAKQIAMGVDGATEVYNEIRTGQKVSLGTSSSDTWITTKIRSQLLGSDQVKSSNVKVTTENGEVFLLGLVTQQEATAAADVASRVSGVKHVTTAFTILK; this is encoded by the coding sequence ATGAAAGCATTGAACGCTGTCGCCATTCTTTTAACTGCCATGATGCTGCAGGGCTGTGTTGCCGTTGTGGCAGGCGGCGCCGCTGTGGCGACCAAAACGGCAACGGACCCGCGCACTGTGGGTACGCAAGTGGATGATGGTACGCTGGAACTGCGTGTCACTAACGCACTGGCTAAAGATGAACAAATTAAAAACCAGGCGCGCGTCGTGGTCACCGCTTATCAGGGCAAAGTACTGCTGACCGGCCAATCACCATCGGCTGATTTGGCGAGCCGCGCCAAGCAGATTGCGATGGGCGTAGATGGTGCCACCGAAGTGTATAACGAAATCCGTACCGGCCAGAAAGTGAGCCTCGGAACGTCATCATCCGATACCTGGATCACCACCAAAATCCGCTCGCAGCTGCTGGGTAGCGATCAGGTGAAATCGTCGAACGTGAAAGTGACCACGGAAAACGGTGAAGTGTTCCTGCTGGGTCTGGTGACACAACAGGAAGCCACTGCGGCGGCCGATGTGGCCAGTCGTGTGAGCGGTGTGAAACACGTAACGACCGCGTTCACCATCCTGAAGTAA
- the diaA gene encoding DnaA initiator-associating protein DiaA, translated as MQDRIKACFTESIQTQIAAAEALPDAISRAAMTLVQSLLNGNKILSCGNGASSANAQHFAASMINRFETERPSLPALALSADNVMLTAIGNDRLHDEVYAKQVRALGQAGDVLLAISTRGNTRDIVKAVEAAVTRDMTIVALTGHDGGELAGLLGPHDVEIRIPSHRSARIQEMHMLTLNCLCDLIDNTLFPHQE; from the coding sequence GTGCAGGACAGAATTAAAGCGTGTTTTACCGAAAGTATTCAGACTCAAATCGCCGCTGCGGAGGCACTGCCGGACGCGATTTCTCGCGCCGCTATGACGCTGGTGCAGTCGCTGCTGAACGGTAACAAAATCCTGAGTTGTGGTAACGGTGCCTCATCGGCCAATGCTCAGCATTTTGCCGCCAGTATGATTAACCGTTTTGAGACCGAGCGCCCCAGCCTGCCTGCGCTGGCACTGAGCGCCGACAATGTCATGCTGACGGCAATCGGCAACGATCGTCTCCACGATGAAGTTTATGCCAAGCAGGTTCGCGCGCTTGGTCAGGCCGGTGATGTGCTGCTGGCTATTTCAACCCGTGGCAACACCCGCGATATTGTTAAAGCGGTTGAAGCTGCGGTGACTCGCGATATGACTATCGTTGCGCTGACCGGCCATGATGGCGGTGAGCTGGCGGGCCTGTTGGGTCCGCACGATGTGGAAATTCGCATTCCGTCACATCGCAGTGCACGCATTCAGGAAATGCATATGCTGACGCTGAACTGCCTGTGTGATTTGATTGATAACACTTTGTTCCCACACCAGGAATGA
- a CDS encoding YraN family protein, with translation MEPVSSGTNRSGAINRQRIGAEQEQQARGYLERAGLRWIASNVRCRSGEIDLIMRDADCWVFVEVRYRRDARYGGAAASVTRKKQQKLLRTAAWWLLARGGSFDTVNCRFDIIAITGRELEWLPDAFNADG, from the coding sequence ATGGAACCAGTATCGTCAGGGACAAATCGTTCCGGTGCAATAAACCGCCAGCGCATTGGCGCTGAGCAAGAGCAGCAGGCGCGTGGCTATCTGGAGCGCGCCGGGCTGCGATGGATTGCCAGCAACGTGCGTTGCCGCAGTGGGGAAATTGACCTCATTATGCGAGACGCCGATTGCTGGGTGTTTGTCGAAGTGCGCTATCGACGCGATGCGCGCTACGGCGGTGCCGCCGCCAGCGTGACGCGCAAGAAACAACAAAAGCTGCTGCGTACCGCTGCATGGTGGTTGCTGGCACGCGGCGGCAGTTTTGATACGGTGAATTGCCGTTTTGACATCATTGCCATTACCGGGCGTGAGCTGGAATGGCTGCCCGATGCCTTTAATGCCGATGGATAG
- a CDS encoding penicillin-binding protein activator, with amino-acid sequence MLPSKVVRHKAGRFVPVLLAGLILAACSGQGPQQTSNVNIQGPATGRSDYYLQQVQQSSDDSKTDWQLLAIRALLKEGKYPQANDQISQLPQQLSAVQQQELQLLRAQMQIGQQDFGGAQQTLGQVKTDGLSQDQQVRYYALQIAAAQNRPSLALLRAYIAQEPLLQGADHQSNIDATWQALTQMTQDQLNSLVINANENTLQGWLDLLNTWHTNSQDPQMLKAAIKDWQTRYPQNPGAKTLPTQLSQVQNFTKASTSTIALLLPLNGQAQVFANAIQKGFNDAKNGVLTAPAPQPAPAAPAATDANGQPSAQQTGDANAQQPADANAAANTVVSPAMAGNMPPQTEQPQPAAQPATTAAQPDSSAQVKVYDTSSQPIAQVMQQAQQDGATIVVGPLLKNDVESVVNSQTPLNVLALNEPEQIQNHPNICYFALSPEDEARDAAHHIYEQGKRQPLLLVPRSSYGDRVSKAFAQEWQKLGGSTVLQQRFGGVSELKQGINSGAGIALSGTPLTVEQPQSAGVAVAGLTIPAPQTTPPAPTTDASGGSVDAVYIVASQDELQLIKPMIAMRTSSRNNIALYASSRSAQAGAGPDFRLEMDGLQFSDIPLLSGNNPGLMQQAAKSFNNDYSLVRLYAMGIDAWTLANHFNQMRQVPGFAIDGNTGKLSADTDCVINRKLAWNQYRQGQIVPVQ; translated from the coding sequence ATGCTTCCTTCAAAAGTCGTACGTCATAAAGCAGGACGCTTTGTACCTGTTCTTCTCGCTGGACTGATTTTAGCCGCCTGTAGCGGCCAGGGACCGCAGCAAACCTCCAACGTCAATATTCAGGGGCCTGCTACTGGCCGGTCTGACTATTATCTGCAGCAGGTGCAGCAAAGCAGCGATGATAGCAAGACCGACTGGCAATTACTTGCCATCCGTGCCCTGTTGAAGGAAGGAAAGTATCCGCAGGCTAACGATCAGATCTCGCAACTGCCACAGCAGCTCTCTGCAGTGCAGCAGCAGGAACTGCAATTATTGCGCGCGCAGATGCAGATTGGTCAGCAGGATTTCGGCGGCGCTCAGCAGACGCTGGGTCAGGTGAAGACTGATGGCCTGTCTCAGGATCAGCAGGTACGCTACTACGCACTGCAAATCGCTGCGGCACAGAATCGCCCTTCACTCGCGCTCTTACGCGCCTATATTGCTCAGGAACCGCTGCTGCAAGGCGCCGACCACCAGAGCAATATTGACGCCACCTGGCAAGCTCTGACGCAAATGACGCAGGATCAGCTGAACAGCCTGGTGATTAACGCCAATGAGAACACCCTGCAAGGCTGGCTGGATCTGCTCAACACCTGGCACACCAATAGCCAGGACCCGCAGATGCTGAAAGCCGCGATCAAAGACTGGCAGACGCGCTATCCGCAGAATCCGGGCGCGAAAACGCTGCCGACGCAGCTTAGCCAGGTGCAAAACTTCACCAAAGCCTCGACCAGCACCATCGCGCTTCTGCTGCCACTGAATGGCCAGGCACAGGTTTTTGCCAATGCGATTCAGAAAGGTTTTAACGATGCCAAAAATGGCGTGTTAACTGCCCCAGCCCCGCAACCTGCCCCTGCTGCGCCAGCGGCAACCGATGCCAATGGTCAGCCGTCAGCACAACAGACTGGCGATGCCAATGCACAACAGCCTGCCGATGCTAACGCTGCCGCTAACACGGTTGTCAGCCCGGCCATGGCAGGTAATATGCCGCCACAGACCGAACAGCCGCAGCCCGCCGCACAACCGGCGACAACGGCTGCTCAGCCGGACAGCAGCGCTCAGGTTAAAGTTTATGACACCAGCAGCCAGCCGATTGCTCAGGTGATGCAGCAGGCACAGCAGGATGGCGCGACCATCGTGGTGGGTCCACTGTTGAAAAACGACGTCGAGTCGGTGGTGAATAGCCAGACACCCCTTAACGTGCTGGCGCTGAATGAGCCAGAACAGATCCAGAACCATCCGAATATTTGTTATTTTGCGCTTTCTCCTGAAGACGAAGCGCGCGATGCCGCGCACCATATCTACGAGCAAGGCAAACGCCAGCCATTACTGCTGGTACCGCGTAGCAGCTATGGCGATCGCGTCAGCAAGGCGTTCGCACAGGAGTGGCAGAAACTCGGCGGTTCAACCGTACTGCAACAGCGTTTCGGTGGCGTTTCTGAGCTGAAACAAGGTATTAATAGCGGGGCCGGTATCGCATTGAGTGGCACGCCGCTGACGGTTGAACAGCCGCAGTCTGCCGGCGTGGCTGTTGCGGGCCTGACCATTCCGGCGCCGCAAACCACCCCGCCAGCGCCAACGACCGATGCCAGCGGCGGCAGTGTGGATGCAGTGTATATCGTGGCCAGCCAGGACGAGCTGCAACTGATCAAACCGATGATTGCGATGCGCACCAGCAGCCGCAACAATATCGCACTGTATGCCAGCTCCCGCAGTGCGCAGGCGGGTGCCGGTCCAGACTTCCGTCTGGAAATGGATGGCCTGCAGTTCAGTGATATTCCGCTGCTCTCCGGTAACAATCCGGGTCTGATGCAGCAGGCGGCGAAGTCGTTTAACAACGATTATTCGCTGGTTCGCCTCTACGCGATGGGCATTGATGCCTGGACGCTGGCGAATCACTTTAACCAGATGCGCCAGGTGCCTGGCTTTGCCATTGACGGCAACACCGGCAAACTGAGCGCCGACACGGATTGCGTGATCAACAGGAAGTTGGCATGGAACCAGTATCGTCAGGGACAAATCGTTCCGGTGCAATAA
- the rsmI gene encoding 16S rRNA (cytidine(1402)-2'-O)-methyltransferase gives MKQLDRAEISASTLYIVPTPIGNLGDITQRALTVLASVDLVAAEDTRHTGLLLQHFAINARLFALHDHNEQQKAEVLLARLQEGQSIALVSDAGTPLINDPGYHLVRRCREAGVRVVPLPGACAAITALSAAGLPSDRFCYEGFLPAKSKGRCDVLRSLENEPRTLIFYESTHRLIDSLQDMVSVWGADRYVVLAREITKTWETIQGAPVGELLAWVLEDENRRKGEMVLIVEGHKADEEALPAEALRTLALLQTELPLKKAAALTAEIHGVKKNALYKYALEQQEA, from the coding sequence ATGAAACAACTCGATCGGGCAGAGATTTCTGCCAGCACGCTCTATATCGTTCCTACCCCGATCGGTAACCTGGGTGATATCACGCAGCGTGCGCTGACGGTGCTTGCGAGCGTCGATCTGGTCGCAGCGGAAGATACACGTCATACCGGGCTGTTGCTACAACATTTCGCCATCAATGCGCGACTGTTCGCACTTCACGACCACAACGAACAACAGAAAGCAGAAGTGTTGTTAGCCAGGCTGCAAGAAGGCCAGAGCATTGCGCTGGTCTCGGATGCGGGCACGCCATTAATCAACGATCCTGGCTATCATCTGGTACGTCGCTGCCGTGAAGCAGGTGTGCGCGTGGTTCCGTTGCCGGGTGCCTGCGCGGCGATTACAGCATTAAGTGCGGCGGGGTTACCGTCAGATCGTTTCTGTTACGAAGGATTTCTGCCCGCCAAGAGTAAAGGCCGCTGCGATGTGCTGCGCTCCCTCGAGAATGAACCACGTACCCTCATTTTTTATGAATCCACTCACCGTTTGATCGATAGCCTGCAAGATATGGTGAGCGTATGGGGTGCCGATCGCTATGTGGTGCTGGCGCGCGAAATTACCAAAACCTGGGAAACCATCCAGGGCGCGCCGGTGGGCGAGCTGCTGGCCTGGGTATTGGAAGATGAAAACCGTCGCAAAGGCGAGATGGTGCTGATTGTTGAAGGGCACAAGGCCGATGAAGAAGCGCTGCCTGCCGAAGCGTTGCGCACCCTGGCGTTGCTGCAAACTGAGCTGCCGCTGAAAAAAGCCGCTGCGTTAACGGCGGAAATTCATGGCGTTAAGAAGAACGCCCTGTATAAGTACGCGCTGGAGCAGCAAGAGGCGTGA
- the mdtJ gene encoding multidrug/spermidine efflux SMR transporter subunit MdtJ, translated as MRYWFLLALAILAEITGTLSMKWASVNDDNAGFIFMLVMIALSYIFLSFAVKRIALGVAYAMWEGIGILFITLFSVTLFDETLSLMKVAGLITLVAGIALIKSGTLTRKELHHGHV; from the coding sequence ATGCGCTATTGGTTTTTGTTAGCTCTCGCTATCCTGGCAGAAATAACCGGCACGCTCTCAATGAAATGGGCTAGCGTCAATGACGACAACGCGGGTTTTATTTTTATGCTGGTGATGATCGCGCTCTCTTATATTTTCCTGTCTTTCGCCGTAAAACGTATCGCTTTAGGCGTGGCCTATGCGATGTGGGAAGGTATCGGCATTCTGTTTATCACCCTGTTCAGTGTCACACTGTTCGATGAAACCCTATCGCTGATGAAAGTGGCTGGCTTAATCACGCTGGTGGCGGGAATTGCGCTGATCAAATCTGGCACGCTGACACGCAAGGAGCTGCACCATGGCCACGTTTAA